The window ataatcttcaactctcataccgctctctctagcaacagtcggacctagctgctgaacttactgccagcttcctaagggcgaaaattctgcagaaatctaaacaagcaaagagcatcaacatggaaaacaaactaaaccaaactaaatcaaagtttaattacataccaaatactaaaaactaaactaaactaaaaataacacaaaacaaataaaacaaaataaaaaggatcactcatcatctccatcatcatgtggctgtgtcccagaagtaccggccccatcaaatcgtgactgaaatggtggtggaaagggaaccgaatactgaaacccctgATGGGCAAAGAATGCATTCAATGCATTCCCTTGCCACCGCTGTTGcatgtccacatgtgcaacatactcgctaagACGATCAATGCCCTGAGCTAAGTAGCGCATATCGATCTcccgctcaggtccctgctgcgctccccgaggagcaggtcgacgccgctggacccgtctcggctgtggctcggcaGCACCCTCCTCATCTGCCTCATCATCTGCTCGAACTCTCAAAACACCATCACCACCCCGCTCCAATACGCGCATCGACTCCAGtagctgaagactcatcggcctcatgtcgtgaaacaccatcgatctcgtgatctcacgtgtcatcaactggtatgatcgagctaaccgtgtgataaaatgccctccgcatatcgggctatctcccctgagtcccctggccctccgtcccaagtatgcagctaaagcaactggaaggttcaggtgcctccctggagtaactagtgcccataggaaatacaggtccgtcgaaggcactctctcactattcttgtgatgcgtgagagacatagaaatcaaccggtgcaacattcggtatgtagtggaccgaatca of the Lactuca sativa cultivar Salinas chromosome 6, Lsat_Salinas_v11, whole genome shotgun sequence genome contains:
- the LOC111898560 gene encoding uncharacterized protein LOC111898560; translation: MARRTQRTNPPEDVTDHRFLQFPQTLNDATRARYVTNLSLLLTKEIDIAPSFDWELATRTGLDALIQEFLQYTHSDASGVELFVCQGWARLFRIQEPVYREFLLEFYATVSYDPRKSLDDRTAFAFRLGGVSRECSVIELATRVGIYTADETRSVHFPTFLADCPTERPADYNENTFWAEITRGVYTPSTARGGMIRSTTYRMLHRLISMSLTHHKNSERVPSTDLYFLWALVTPGRHLNLPVALAAYLGRRARGLRGDSPICGGHFITRLARSYQLMTREITRSMVFHDMRPMSLQLLESMRVLERGGDGVLRVRADDEADEEGAAEPQPRRVQRRRPAPRGAQQGPEREIDMRYLAQGIDRLSEYVAHVDMQQRWQGNALNAFFAHQGFQYSVPFPPPFQSRFDGAGTSGTQPHDDGDDE